A genomic stretch from Pochonia chlamydosporia 170 chromosome 4, whole genome shotgun sequence includes:
- a CDS encoding RNA-binding protein RBM25 (similar to Aspergillus oryzae RIB40 XP_001826253.1), which translates to MSYNQYGGNPYGMPPGYGGYGAPPPGMNAPPGLGGPPGMAAPPGMGAPPGMQQANAPQSGRPGGLPASFQAPANMPNINFNAPVIRLGTSTPTTEGGRGDRSQASGGRPGLGMERGSDQGRGAAREAPQILIPPTSDEKLRTIMLHQVPDGVRGDEGVQKLLGAVGVLRKWESAASVMDDHKGTRFGFALFDDAESLSNAVKLLHEQDVEVPVERQTGSSDAPPEDDTFEGIKKTTLQVAVDPTTLKYAESFEESRAENPAALRKLEAAQTALKQVLRELFYPPISNGMDAEGDTAMKNDADENVEVVNISIAQEDELADIPAEMREVVAGEIAAFRERSNQRDLERLRKEEEMEEMERQRNGVSRPSLGANTIPLGPRGAVPNAPSGPRGQNGHNRVSFVNGEFGINRAEEDSDASDEELNQRHLKAQQTDDEKAYIDAERKWANRERSRQSALDREQDREKQEAESEQRKKDEHLDMDKSWDDEREASRKSHPYYRDHGNWARKRGVDRGDEEAKDDADRRAENDERRREQAQLEKARGMADSFLDQQAEEMDRREAAAAVAPQPFKLSLGAAAQKAQASRVPQRRTIAEVEGLLDDEDTEQSTKRQLIPIQMEPISGAAAMTEEEISQAVRALAQEIPSEKEGLWNWDVKWDYMDDAVIRDKLRPFVEKKVVDYLGVQEEMLVEAVEEHLRKHGTAPALVEELEGALDEDAEDLVKKLWRMVIFFTESEKRGLPA; encoded by the exons ATGTCCTACAACCAGTATGGGG GAAACCCTTACGGTATGCCCCCAGGCTATGGTGGTTACggcgcaccaccaccggGCATGAATGCGCCTCCAGGTTTAG GCGGCCCTCCTGGCATGGCTGCTCCTCCCGGCATGGGCGCCCCTCCAGGTATGCAGCAAGCCAACGCTCCCCAATCTGGGCGTCCTGGCGGCTTACCCGCCAGCTTTCAGGCTCCCGCCAATATGCCGAatatcaacttcaacgcGCCCGTCATCCGACTTGGAACGAGTACGCCGACGACAGAGGGTGGAAGAGGTGACCGATCACAAGCCTCCGGTGGTAGACCTGGCCTTGGTATGGAACGAGGGTCCGACCAAGGGCGAGGCGCTGCGAGAGAAGCTCCCCAAATATTAATTCCGCCAACTAGCGACGAGAAGCTTCGGACGATTATGCTTCATCAGGTTCCGGACGGCGTTCGCGGCGATGAGGGCGTCCAGAAGCTTCTAGGTGCTGTTGGAGTCTTGCGCAAATGGGAATCTGCTGCCAGCGTGATGGATGACCACAAAGGCACAAGGTTTGGTTTCGCCCTGTTTGATGACGCCGAGTCGCTGTCCAACGCTGTCAAGCTACTTCATGAGCAGGATGTAGAAGTCCCTGTTGAGCGACAAACTGGGTCGAGTGACGCGCCTCCCGAAGACGATACTTTCGAGGGCATTAAAAAGACGACGCTCCAGGTTGCAGTTGATCCTACCACGCTCAAGTATGCCGAGTCTTTTGAGGAGAGCAGAGCGGAGAACCCGGCTGCTCTGAGGAAACTGGAGGCTGCTCAAACAGCTCTCAAACAGGTTTTACGTGAATTATTTTATCCCCCAatcagcaatggcatggATGCTGAGGGTGACACTGCCATGAAGAATGATGCGGACGAGAATGTGGAAGTTGTCAATATCTCTATAGCacaagaagatgagctgGCTGACATCCCCGCCGAGATGCGAGAGGTCGTCGCTGGAGAAATTGCTGCGTTCCGTGAAAGGAGTAACCAGAGAGATTTGGAGCGGCTAagaaaggaggaggagatggaggagatggagaggcAGAGGAACGGAGTATCACGCCCGTCGCTAGGAGCTAACACCATTCCCCTGGGGCCAAGAGGAGCGGTACCAAACGCTCCTTCCGGACCCAGGGGCCAGAACGGACACAATCGCGTGTCATTTGTTAACGGCGAATTTGGCATCAACCGCGCCGAGGAAGATTCAGACGCTAGTGATGAGGAATTGAACCAGAGACACCTGAAGGCGCAACAAacggatgatgagaaggcaTACATTGATGCCGAACGGAAATGGGCGAACAGAGAAAGGTCGAGACAGTCAGCGCTGGACCGAGAACAAGACCGCGAGAAACAAGAAGCCGAATCTGAGCAGCGCAAAAAGGATGAGcatctggacatggacaaatCATGGGACGATGAACGAGAGGCTAGCCGCAAGTCACATCCGTATTACCGCGACCACGGCAACTGGGCCAGAAAACGAGGTGTAGACCGGGGAGATGAAGAGGCAAAAGACGATGCCGATCGACGAGCTGAGAATGACGAGCGCCGTAGAGAACAAGCGCAGCTTGAGAAGGCTAGGGGCATGGCCGACTCGTTCTTGGATCAGCAAGCCGAAGAGATGGACCGTCGCGAAGCGGCTGCCGCTGTTGCTCCTCAGCCTTTCAAGCTGTCTCTCGGGGCAGCTGCACAAAAGGCGCAGGCATCCAGGGTACCGCAGCGCCGCACAATTGCCGAAGTGGAGGGTCTGCTGGACGACGAGGATACAGAACAGTCTACGAAACGCCAACTCATTCCTATTCAAATGGAGCCTATATCTGGCGCTGCTGCCATGACAGAGGAAGAGATATCACAGGCTGTCAGAGCATTGGCCCAAGAGATTCCGTCGGAGAAAGAAGGTCTATGGAACTGGGACGTCAAGTGGGATTACATGGACGACGCCGTCATACGGGACAAGTTGCGGCCGtttgttgagaagaaggTTGTGGATTATTTGGGTGTCCAGgaggagatgttggtggaggcAGTGGAGGAGCATCTGCGAAAGCATGGTACTGCGCCTGCGTTggtggaagagcttgaaggG GCGCTGGATGAGGATGCAGAGGATCTGGTCAAAAAGTTGTGGCGGATGGTGATTTTCTTTACGGAGAGTGAGAAGCGTGGACTGCCAGCATGA
- a CDS encoding ribosomal protein S21 (similar to Metarhizium robertsii ARSEF 23 XP_007824402.1): MLTRLVMASPSQVMSTRAFSTALPLRIASAKPTYNSSSKPQGPARSNPLVGNYVPPEPTQTSKDQPPVKPEQISSKESKASIDIPPPPPPQASAPETITSAPQEKQHAYDALDSKPITIDIANILSQKSAEYARQHSVTNPMDKPKVRTKAVTGRTVFISDRLTPSSAPTPMVALRVLEKMCRDQKVKNKFHSQKFHERKGLKKKRLRSQRWRSRFKAGFKAAVSRVMELKKQGW, translated from the coding sequence ATGCTGACCCGACTGGTGATGGCCTCACCATCACAAGTCATGAGCACACGAGCCTTTTCCACAGCTCTTCCCTTACGAATTGCGTCCGCCAAACCAACCTACAACTCGTCTTCCAAACCACAAGGACCGGCCCGATCAAACCCTCTCGTGGGAAACTACGTTCCTCCCGAACCAACTCAAACCTCCAAAGATCAACCCCCCGTCAAACCCGAGCAAATCTCAAGCAAAGAATCAAAAGCCAGCATCGACAtcccccctcctcctccgccacaaGCATCAGCACCCGAAACTATCACGTCTGCACCCCAAGAAAAACAACACGCCTACGACGCCCTCGACTCCAaacccatcaccatcgacatcgccaacatcctCTCCCAAAAGTCCGCCGAGTACGCTCGCCAACACTCCGTCACCAACCCCATGGACAAACCGAAAGTGCGCACCAAGGCCGTCACCGGCCGCACCGTCTTCATCAGCGACCGCCTGACGCCCTCGTCTGCTCCTACGCCCATGGTCGCCCTGCGGGTCCTGGAGAAGATGTGCCGCGACCAAAAGGTCAAGAATAAGTTTCACTCACAAAAGTTCCATGAGAGGAAGggcctgaagaagaagaggttgcGGAGTCAGCGGTGGAGATCGCGCTTCAAGGCGGGCTTCAAGGCGGCTGTTAGTAGGGTCatggagttgaagaagcaggggtggtga
- a CDS encoding arginosuccinate synthetase (similar to Trichoderma reesei QM6a XP_006962946.1), translating to MAPERVCLAYSGGNAIYEDRYLLGTSLARPVIARAMVKVAKENNCTILSHGCTGKGVPDSELTSSPSQVRFELAWKACDPILKVLAPWRMPEFYNRFAGRADLLKFAEEQNIPVSSTPKAPWSMDDNIIHCSYEAGILEQTEKEPPKDMWKRTVDPMTAPDKPTPFTVHFAKGVPVKLEVEGKVITGSLEIFKEANEIGRANGIGRVDIVESRFIGLKSRGCYDTPGLTILRQAHLDLEGLVMDSKVRAIRDRLSHDWSTAIYNGMYFTPEREFVEHAIKFSQRQVDGKVDLVAYKGCAYVVGRSSETSNLYSEDESSMDTLDMDWTPQDTTGFIAIQGIRIQKYGERKIKDGEPLTRV from the exons GTAACGCCATCTATGAGGACCGAT ACCTGCTCGGAACAAGTCTCGCCCGCCCGGTCATCGCCAGGGCGATGGTCAAGGTTGCTAAGGAGAATAATTGCACGATCCTAAGCCACGGAT GTACTGGCAAGGGT GTTCCTGACTCCGAACTTACTTCCTCTCCCAGTCAAGTCCGCTTCGAGCTGGCATGGAAGGCCTGCGACCCGATCCTAAAGGTTCTGGCCCCCTGGCGCATGCCTGAGTTCTATAACCGATTCGC AGGGCGTGCGGATCTCCTTAAATTCGCCGAGGAGCAGAACATCCCCGTTAGCTCGACTCCCAAGGCGCCCTGGTCCATGGatgacaacatcatccacTGCAGCTACGAGGCTGGT ATTCTCGAGCAAACGGAGAAAGAGCCCCCGAAGGACATGTGGAAGCGCACAGTTG ATCCGATGACAGCTCCCGATAAACCCACACCCTTTACTGTCCACTTTGCCAAGGGCGTTCCTGTAAAGCTTGAGGTTGAGGGCAAGGTCATCACCGGGTCCCTGGAGATCTTTAAGGAGGCAAACGAGATCGGCCGGGCCAATG GCATCGGACGTGTCGACATCGTCGAGTCGAGGTTTATCG GCCTGAAGAGCAGGGGCTGCTACG ATACCCCAGGCCTCACCATTCTCCGCCAGGCTCACCTGGACCTAGAAGGCCTTGTCATGGATTCTAAGGTCCGCGCCATTCGTGACCGTCTCTCGCACGACTGGTCCACCGCTATCTACAACG GTATGTACTTCACGCCCGAGCGTGAGTTCGTTGAGCACGCTATAAAGTTCTCGCAGCGCCAGGTCGATGGTAAGGTCGACCTCGTCGCTTATAAGGGCTGCGCTTATGTCGTCGGCCGCTCCAGCGAGACTTCTAATCTCTACTCCGAGGACGAGAGTAGCATGGATACGCTGGATATGGACTGGACGCCGCAGGACACGACCGGCTTTATCGCCATCCAGGGCATTAGGATCCAGAAATACGGCGAGCGTAAGATCAAGGATGGCGAGCCTCTCACCCGTGTCTAG